A genomic window from Bacillus rossius redtenbacheri isolate Brsri chromosome 7, Brsri_v3, whole genome shotgun sequence includes:
- the LOC134534294 gene encoding putative ATP-dependent RNA helicase DHX57 isoform X2, with protein MNSIYDDEEYVLKTKKDVVKGSRPEGRGRPERPPPDRPPPSNLKVEMHTISLSKESQEAMLQTLRLIHGPEFRLKDQSSYKDKGKNLGSQYWVDRGHLVVSGGVDYSNKRGSQMSDSELQHSFALDRLASYGFQRQHCAQALKATGEDVGAALEVLGCRYFGLDLPFLAAYRPGGGAGPPPPPTEEEQAQREDEKGALEAIYDAAFKETIAGRVWELGLRLDHLLELFSEKTGGPEDPAPAPALQKKPGAQVCRFYLKGKCKFTYNCKYSHDVPVTKADAAEEKNYNFQLEIRFPEGSRYPQEPALLFLKTKAPLFPAEALLQLTNWLMLEARACAEDNSACVYTIAQMLQDNVEEAVRIVLGPYKTFLPFTEPLFGSGGAQDPLVEENTLKPELNGERTKRLPRSSVPLERLQREDGALASKFLKKKSLPKYVRFMGVRQQLPAFAKLQEVLAAVRQHQVVVVCGETGCGKSTQIPQYLLDDWLVRYQSTQSHVEIVCTQPRRLSAIGVAERVADERAERIGDTVGYQIRLESKMSSATRLLFCTTGILLRRLESDPGLANVSHVIVDEVHERSEESDILLLILKDLLEVRKDLRVILMSATVNAELFSQYFSSAPTLNIPGRTYPVEQVFLEDVLEQLDYVLEEGTAYARPVKAAKRDGAAASLEVELATADLSSARSLSSPRLPDEDLTLLQLCARYQEYSKQTVKNLYLMDMSKINNDLIESILVWILEGTHQYPKDGCILVFLPGIAEIMSLHDQLLCHPAMSPQAGTVVLVPLHSTLGHEEQAAVFRKPKPGVRKIVLSTNIAETSITIDDCVFVIDSGRMKEKRFDANKNMESLEMAWESRANAKQRRGRAGRVKPGVCVCLFTRHRLEHVLAAQPVPELHRVPLDQLLLRIKTLPRFAADDVHQVLGKTIEPPPESAVDSALARLKNVGALNIDKELTPLGRHLAALPVDVRIGKLMLFGAIFSCIDSALTIAACLNYKSPFVSPFGKRDAADASKREFATGNSDHLTMLKAYKTWLGVHKKGRSAGHRFAQENYLSDRTLLTLADIKHQFLELLASIGFVSLAPARRRAGEDSVLEMTGPQMNAHSGNQRLLAATLCAALYPNVVKVLTPEKSYAPSVMGAIPMEVKPEQIRFKTKDDGFVFLHPSSVNCAVSRFASPYLVYQEKMKTSRVFIRDSTMVPMLPFVLFSGCGVCVELHRGDTVLSLDDGWVVFAVHSHQVAELLSLIRQELVKLLEEKIENPELNLLADSKLQKVIATIIKLVTSQ; from the exons GCCGGAGGGCAGAGGGCGGCCGGAACGCCCTCCGCCGGACCGCCCGCCGCCCAGCAACCTCAAGGTGGAGATGCACACAATCAGCCTCAGCAAGGAGTCCCAGGAGGCGATGCTGCAGACCCTCCGGCTGATCCACGGCCCG GAGTTCCGGCTGAAGGACCAGTCGTCCTACAAGGACAAGGGCAAGAACCTGGGCAGCCAGTACTGGGTGGACCGAGGCCACCTGGTGGTGTCGGGAGGCGTCGACTACTCCAACAAGCGAGGCAGCCAGATGTCCGACTCGGAGCTGCAGCACTCCTTCGCGCTCGACAGGCTGGCAAG CTACGGCTTCCAGAGGCAGCACTGCGCGCAGGCGCTCAAGGCCACGGGCGAGGACGTGGGCGCGGCCCTGGAGGTGCTGGGCTGCCGCTACTTCGGGCTGGACCTGCCGTTCCTGGCCGCGTACCGGCCGGGCGGGGGGGCCGGccccccgccgccgccgacgGAGGAGGAGCAGGCCCAGCGCGAGGACGAGAAGGGGGCGCTGGAGGCCATCTACGACGCGGCCTTCAAGGAGACGATAGCCGGCCGAGTGTGGGAGCTGGGGCTGCGGCTGGACCACCTGCTGGAGCTGTTCTCCGAGAAGACGGGCGGCCCCGAGgaccccgcccccgcccccgccctgCAGAAGAAGCCCGGCGCCCAAGTGTGCCGCTTCTACCTGAAGGGCAAATGTAAATTCACTTACAATTGCAAATACTCCCACGACGTGCCGGTTACCAAAGCGGACGCTGCCGAAGAGAAGAATTATAATTTTCAACTGGAAATCAGGTTCCCAGAAG GTTCGCGCTACCCCCAGGAGCCAGCGCTCTTGTTCCTGAAGACCAAGGCCCCGCTCTTCCCCGCGGAGGCGCTGCTGCAGCTGACCAACTGGCTGATGCTGGAGGCGCGGGCGTGCGCGGAAGACAACAGCGCGTGCGTCTACACCATCGCGCAGATGCTGCAAGACAACGTGGAGGAGGCCGTCCGGATTGTGCTCG GGCCATACAAAACATTTCTGCCCTTCACTGAACCTCTGTTTGGTTCTGGCGGTGCCCAGGACCCTCTGGTCGAAGAAAACACTCTCAAGCCTGAACTGAACGGCGAGCGGACGAAGCGGCTGCCTCGATCGTCCGTGCCTCTGGAGAGGTTGCAAAG GGAGGACGGCGCGCTGGCCAGCAAGTTCCTCAAGAAGAAGAGCCTGCCCAAGTACGTGAGGTTCATGGGTGTGCGGCAGCAGCTGCCGGCCTTCGCCAAGCTGCAGGAGGTGCTGGCCGCGGTGAGGCAGCACCAGGTGGTGGTGGTGTGCGGCGAGACCGGCTGCGGCAAGAGCACGCAG ATCCCGCAGTACCTGCTGGACGACTGGCTGGTGCGCTACCAGTCGACGCAGAGCCACGTGGAGATCGTGTGCACGCAGCCCCGGCGGCTGTCGGCCATCGGCGTGGCCGAGCGGGTGGCGGACGAGCGGGCGGAGAGGATCGGCGACACCGTGGGCTACCAG ATCCGGCTGGAGAGCAAGATGTCGTCGGCCACGCGCCTGCTGTTCTGCACGACCGGGATCCTGCTGCGTCGACTCGAGAGCGACCCGGGGCTCGCCAACGTCTCGCACGTCATAGTGGACGAGGTGCACGAGCGCAGTGAGGAGAG CGACATACTGCTGCTGATCCTGAAGGATCTGCTGGAGGTTCGCAAGGACCTGAGGGTGATCCTGATGAGCGCCACCGTGAACGCAGAGCTGTTCTCGCAGTACTTCAGCTCCGCTCCAACGCTCAACATTCCAG GGCGCACGTACCCGGTGGAGCAGGTGTTCCTGGAGGACGTGCTGGAGCAGCTGGACTACGTGCTGGAGGAGGGCACGGCGTACGCGCGCCCCGTGAAGGCCGCCAAGCGGGACGGCGCGGCCGCCAGCCTCGAGGTGGAGCTGGCGACCGCCGACCTCTCGTCGGCGCGCTCCCTCTCCAGCCCCAGGCTGCCCGACGAGGACCTGACCCTGCTGCAGCTGTGCGCCCGCTACCAGG AGTATAGCAAGCAGACGGTTAAAAATCTGTACCTGATGGACATGTCGAAGATAAATAATGACTTGATTGAGAGCATCCTGGTGTGGATATTGGAAGGAACGCACCAGTATCCTAAGGATGGGTGTATATTG GTGTTCCTGCCGGGCATCGCGGAGATCATGTCACTGCACGACCAGCTGCTGTGCCACCCCGCCATGAGCCCGCAGGCCGGCACGGTCGTGTTGGTGCCCCTGCACTCCACGCTGGGCCACGAGGAGCAGGCGGCCGTGTTCAG GAAGCCCAAACCTGGTGTTCGCAAGATAGTTCTCTCCACAAACATTGCAGAGACGTCCATTACCATTGACGACTGTGTGTTTGTCATTGACTCGGGCAGGATGAAAGAAAAACG GTTCGACGCCAACAAGAACATGGAGAGCCTGGAGATGGCGTGGGAGTCGAGGGCCAACGCGAAGCAGCGGCGGGGGCGCGCGGGACGCGTCAAGCCCGGGGTGTGTGTGTGCCTGTTCACGCGGCACCGGCTGGAGCACGTGCTGGCCGCCCAGCCCGTCCCGGAGCTGCACCGCGTGCCGCTGGACCAGCTGCTGCTGCGCATCAAGACCCTGCCGCGCTTCGCCGCCGACGACGTCCACCAGGTGCTGG GGAAGACGATCGAGCCCCCTCCGGAGTCTGCCGTCGACTCTGCTCTGGCCCGCCTGAAGAACGTGGGCGCGCTGAACATAGACAAGGAGCTGACGCCCCTGGGTCGCCACCTCGCCGCCCTCCCCGTGGACGTGAG GATAGGCAAGCTGATGTTGTTCGGAGCTATATTCAGTTGCATCGACTCGGCCCTGACCATCGCGGCGTGCTTGAACTACAAGTCCCCGTTCGTCTCTCCGTTCGGCAAACGAGATGCCGCAGACGCGAGCAAGAGAGAGTTTGCGACGGGGAACAGCGACCATCTCACCATGCTGAAAGCATACAAA ACCTGGCTGGGCGTGCACAAGAAGGGCAGGAGCGCGGGCCACAGGTTCGCTCAGGAGAACTACCTGTCGGACCGCACGCTGCTCACGCTGGCCGACATCAAGCACCAGTTCCTGGAGCTGCTGGCGAGCATCGGGTTCGTGAGCCTGGCGCCGGCCCGCCGCCGCGCTGGCGAGGACTCCGTGCTGGAGATGACGGGCCCGCAG ATGAACGCCCACAGCGGGAACCAGCGGCTGCTGGCCGCCACGCTCTGTGCCGCGCTCTACCCCAACGTGGTGAAGGTGCTCACCCCGGAGAAGAGCTACGCCCCATCCGTCATGGGCGCCATCCCCATGGAGGTGAAGCCTGAGCAGATCCGCTTCAAGACCAAAGACGATGGCTTT GTGTTCCTGCACCCCTCGTCGGTGAACTGTGCGGTGAGCCGGTTCGCCAGCCCCTACCTGGTGTACCAGGAGAAGATGAAGACGAGCCGCGTGTTCATCCGCGACAGCACCATGGTGCCGATGCTGCCCTTCGTGCTGTTCTCTGGCTGCGGGGTGTGTGTGGAGCTGCACCGGGGCGACACCGTGCTGTCCCTGGACGACGGCTGGGTCGTGTTCGCCGTCCACTCGCACCAG GTGGCGGAGCTGCTCAGCCTGATCCGGCAGGAGCTGGTGAAGCTGCTGGAGGAGAAGATCGAGAACCCGGAGTTGAACCTGCTCGCCGACAGCAAGCTCCAGAAGGTCATAGCCACCATCATCAAGCTCGTCACCTCCCAGTGA
- the LOC134534294 gene encoding putative ATP-dependent RNA helicase DHX57 isoform X1 has protein sequence MNSIYDDEEYVLKTKKDVVKGSRPEGRGRPERPPPDRPPPSNLKVEMHTISLSKESQEAMLQTLRLIHGPEFRLKDQSSYKDKGKNLGSQYWVDRGHLVVSGGVDYSNKRGSQMSDSELQHSFALDRLASYGFQRQHCAQALKATGEDVGAALEVLGCRYFGLDLPFLAAYRPGGGAGPPPPPTEEEQAQREDEKGALEAIYDAAFKETIAGRVWELGLRLDHLLELFSEKTGGPEDPAPAPALQKKPGAQVCRFYLKGKCKFTYNCKYSHDVPVTKADAAEEKNYNFQLEIRFPEGSRYPQEPALLFLKTKAPLFPAEALLQLTNWLMLEARACAEDNSACVYTIAQMLQDNVEEAVRIVLGPYKTFLPFTEPLFGSGGAQDPLVEENTLKPELNGERTKRLPRSSVPLERLQREDGALASKFLKKKSLPKYVRFMGVRQQLPAFAKLQEVLAAVRQHQVVVVCGETGCGKSTQIPQYLLDDWLVRYQSTQSHVEIVCTQPRRLSAIGVAERVADERAERIGDTVGYQIRLESKMSSATRLLFCTTGILLRRLESDPGLANVSHVIVDEVHERSEESDILLLILKDLLEVRKDLRVILMSATVNAELFSQYFSSAPTLNIPGRTYPVEQVFLEDVLEQLDYVLEEGTAYARPVKAAKRDGAAASLEVELATADLSSARSLSSPRLPDEDLTLLQLCARYQEYSKQTVKNLYLMDMSKINNDLIESILVWILEGTHQYPKDGCILVFLPGIAEIMSLHDQLLCHPAMSPQAGTVVLVPLHSTLGHEEQAAVFRKPKPGVRKIVLSTNIAETSITIDDCVFVIDSGRMKEKRFDANKNMESLEMAWESRANAKQRRGRAGRVKPGVCVCLFTRHRLEHVLAAQPVPELHRVPLDQLLLRIKTLPRFAADDVHQVLGKTIEPPPESAVDSALARLKNVGALNIDKELTPLGRHLAALPVDVRIGKLMLFGAIFSCIDSALTIAACLNYKSPFVSPFGKRDAADASKREFATGNSDHLTMLKAYKTWLGVHKKGRSAGHRFAQENYLSDRTLLTLADIKHQFLELLASIGFVSLAPARRRAGEDSVLEMTGPQMNAHSGNQRLLAATLCAALYPNVVKVLTPEKSYAPSVMGAIPMEVKPEQIRFKTKDDGFVGVPAPLVGELCGEPVRQPLPGVPGEDEDEPRVHPRQHHGADAALRAVLWLRGVCGAAPGRHRAVPGRRLGRVRRPLAPGGGAAQPDPAGAGEAAGGEDREPGVEPARRQQAPEGHSHHHQARHLPVTSRSPRELVPALHRLPARNQESPCASHTAVLKEVFCSSLEVF, from the exons GCCGGAGGGCAGAGGGCGGCCGGAACGCCCTCCGCCGGACCGCCCGCCGCCCAGCAACCTCAAGGTGGAGATGCACACAATCAGCCTCAGCAAGGAGTCCCAGGAGGCGATGCTGCAGACCCTCCGGCTGATCCACGGCCCG GAGTTCCGGCTGAAGGACCAGTCGTCCTACAAGGACAAGGGCAAGAACCTGGGCAGCCAGTACTGGGTGGACCGAGGCCACCTGGTGGTGTCGGGAGGCGTCGACTACTCCAACAAGCGAGGCAGCCAGATGTCCGACTCGGAGCTGCAGCACTCCTTCGCGCTCGACAGGCTGGCAAG CTACGGCTTCCAGAGGCAGCACTGCGCGCAGGCGCTCAAGGCCACGGGCGAGGACGTGGGCGCGGCCCTGGAGGTGCTGGGCTGCCGCTACTTCGGGCTGGACCTGCCGTTCCTGGCCGCGTACCGGCCGGGCGGGGGGGCCGGccccccgccgccgccgacgGAGGAGGAGCAGGCCCAGCGCGAGGACGAGAAGGGGGCGCTGGAGGCCATCTACGACGCGGCCTTCAAGGAGACGATAGCCGGCCGAGTGTGGGAGCTGGGGCTGCGGCTGGACCACCTGCTGGAGCTGTTCTCCGAGAAGACGGGCGGCCCCGAGgaccccgcccccgcccccgccctgCAGAAGAAGCCCGGCGCCCAAGTGTGCCGCTTCTACCTGAAGGGCAAATGTAAATTCACTTACAATTGCAAATACTCCCACGACGTGCCGGTTACCAAAGCGGACGCTGCCGAAGAGAAGAATTATAATTTTCAACTGGAAATCAGGTTCCCAGAAG GTTCGCGCTACCCCCAGGAGCCAGCGCTCTTGTTCCTGAAGACCAAGGCCCCGCTCTTCCCCGCGGAGGCGCTGCTGCAGCTGACCAACTGGCTGATGCTGGAGGCGCGGGCGTGCGCGGAAGACAACAGCGCGTGCGTCTACACCATCGCGCAGATGCTGCAAGACAACGTGGAGGAGGCCGTCCGGATTGTGCTCG GGCCATACAAAACATTTCTGCCCTTCACTGAACCTCTGTTTGGTTCTGGCGGTGCCCAGGACCCTCTGGTCGAAGAAAACACTCTCAAGCCTGAACTGAACGGCGAGCGGACGAAGCGGCTGCCTCGATCGTCCGTGCCTCTGGAGAGGTTGCAAAG GGAGGACGGCGCGCTGGCCAGCAAGTTCCTCAAGAAGAAGAGCCTGCCCAAGTACGTGAGGTTCATGGGTGTGCGGCAGCAGCTGCCGGCCTTCGCCAAGCTGCAGGAGGTGCTGGCCGCGGTGAGGCAGCACCAGGTGGTGGTGGTGTGCGGCGAGACCGGCTGCGGCAAGAGCACGCAG ATCCCGCAGTACCTGCTGGACGACTGGCTGGTGCGCTACCAGTCGACGCAGAGCCACGTGGAGATCGTGTGCACGCAGCCCCGGCGGCTGTCGGCCATCGGCGTGGCCGAGCGGGTGGCGGACGAGCGGGCGGAGAGGATCGGCGACACCGTGGGCTACCAG ATCCGGCTGGAGAGCAAGATGTCGTCGGCCACGCGCCTGCTGTTCTGCACGACCGGGATCCTGCTGCGTCGACTCGAGAGCGACCCGGGGCTCGCCAACGTCTCGCACGTCATAGTGGACGAGGTGCACGAGCGCAGTGAGGAGAG CGACATACTGCTGCTGATCCTGAAGGATCTGCTGGAGGTTCGCAAGGACCTGAGGGTGATCCTGATGAGCGCCACCGTGAACGCAGAGCTGTTCTCGCAGTACTTCAGCTCCGCTCCAACGCTCAACATTCCAG GGCGCACGTACCCGGTGGAGCAGGTGTTCCTGGAGGACGTGCTGGAGCAGCTGGACTACGTGCTGGAGGAGGGCACGGCGTACGCGCGCCCCGTGAAGGCCGCCAAGCGGGACGGCGCGGCCGCCAGCCTCGAGGTGGAGCTGGCGACCGCCGACCTCTCGTCGGCGCGCTCCCTCTCCAGCCCCAGGCTGCCCGACGAGGACCTGACCCTGCTGCAGCTGTGCGCCCGCTACCAGG AGTATAGCAAGCAGACGGTTAAAAATCTGTACCTGATGGACATGTCGAAGATAAATAATGACTTGATTGAGAGCATCCTGGTGTGGATATTGGAAGGAACGCACCAGTATCCTAAGGATGGGTGTATATTG GTGTTCCTGCCGGGCATCGCGGAGATCATGTCACTGCACGACCAGCTGCTGTGCCACCCCGCCATGAGCCCGCAGGCCGGCACGGTCGTGTTGGTGCCCCTGCACTCCACGCTGGGCCACGAGGAGCAGGCGGCCGTGTTCAG GAAGCCCAAACCTGGTGTTCGCAAGATAGTTCTCTCCACAAACATTGCAGAGACGTCCATTACCATTGACGACTGTGTGTTTGTCATTGACTCGGGCAGGATGAAAGAAAAACG GTTCGACGCCAACAAGAACATGGAGAGCCTGGAGATGGCGTGGGAGTCGAGGGCCAACGCGAAGCAGCGGCGGGGGCGCGCGGGACGCGTCAAGCCCGGGGTGTGTGTGTGCCTGTTCACGCGGCACCGGCTGGAGCACGTGCTGGCCGCCCAGCCCGTCCCGGAGCTGCACCGCGTGCCGCTGGACCAGCTGCTGCTGCGCATCAAGACCCTGCCGCGCTTCGCCGCCGACGACGTCCACCAGGTGCTGG GGAAGACGATCGAGCCCCCTCCGGAGTCTGCCGTCGACTCTGCTCTGGCCCGCCTGAAGAACGTGGGCGCGCTGAACATAGACAAGGAGCTGACGCCCCTGGGTCGCCACCTCGCCGCCCTCCCCGTGGACGTGAG GATAGGCAAGCTGATGTTGTTCGGAGCTATATTCAGTTGCATCGACTCGGCCCTGACCATCGCGGCGTGCTTGAACTACAAGTCCCCGTTCGTCTCTCCGTTCGGCAAACGAGATGCCGCAGACGCGAGCAAGAGAGAGTTTGCGACGGGGAACAGCGACCATCTCACCATGCTGAAAGCATACAAA ACCTGGCTGGGCGTGCACAAGAAGGGCAGGAGCGCGGGCCACAGGTTCGCTCAGGAGAACTACCTGTCGGACCGCACGCTGCTCACGCTGGCCGACATCAAGCACCAGTTCCTGGAGCTGCTGGCGAGCATCGGGTTCGTGAGCCTGGCGCCGGCCCGCCGCCGCGCTGGCGAGGACTCCGTGCTGGAGATGACGGGCCCGCAG ATGAACGCCCACAGCGGGAACCAGCGGCTGCTGGCCGCCACGCTCTGTGCCGCGCTCTACCCCAACGTGGTGAAGGTGCTCACCCCGGAGAAGAGCTACGCCCCATCCGTCATGGGCGCCATCCCCATGGAGGTGAAGCCTGAGCAGATCCGCTTCAAGACCAAAGACGATGGCTTTGTAG GTGTTCCTGCACCCCTCGTCGGTGAACTGTGCGGTGAGCCGGTTCGCCAGCCCCTACCTGGTGTACCAGGAGAAGATGAAGACGAGCCGCGTGTTCATCCGCGACAGCACCATGGTGCCGATGCTGCCCTTCGTGCTGTTCTCTGGCTGCGGGGTGTGTGTGGAGCTGCACCGGGGCGACACCGTGCTGTCCCTGGACGACGGCTGGGTCGTGTTCGCCGTCCACTCGCACCAG GTGGCGGAGCTGCTCAGCCTGATCCGGCAGGAGCTGGTGAAGCTGCTGGAGGAGAAGATCGAGAACCCGGAGTTGAACCTGCTCGCCGACAGCAAGCTCCAGAAGGTCATAGCCACCATCATCAAGCTCGTCACCTCCCAGTGACGTCCCGGAGCCCCCGGGAGCTCGTGCCAGCCTTGCATCGTCTCCCAGCGCGAAACCAGGAGAGTCCGTGCGCTTCGCACACGGCCGTTCTCAAAGAGGTGTTCTGTTCATCCCTAGAAGTTTTTTAA
- the LOC134534295 gene encoding zinc finger MYM-type protein 1-like gives MSQVLRYVHIEGEKVAVVEPFIDFFEPKGKNAEDLSNDIIAKITSDGLDIQNLRGQAYDNAATMSGIHNGVQARIKALNPKAIFVACSNHSLNLAGVHTASESVDSVTFFGTLEKLFAFFSASTVRWNALVAVTGQAVKRVTETRWSARHVAVKMLKNKFEVVLEVLEQLTDSSQTSETRSGASLLLTAIQSFNFLTFLGFWAAVLPEVDDAQIYLQQRGLSVDKCAQKLCALKTLLVESRDRFVQEAIDFAKTLCEKLGIELETRRIRRKKPYMAMNLLKMQLCLTNRKSVERLSHHSTRSFKK, from the coding sequence atgagccaagttctgcgatacgtacatatcgaaggagaaaaagtcgccgtggtagaacctttcattgacttcttcgaaccaaaaggaaaaaatgcagaagatctcagcaacgatataatcgcgaagataacatcagacggactggacatacagaatctgagaggacaggcttatgacaatgctgccacaatgtcagggatccacaatggagttcaagcccggattaaagcactgaatccgaaagctatattcgttgcatgctcaaaccactcactaaacttggctggggtacacactgcttctgaatcagtggattccgtgacgttttttggaactctggagaagctgtttgccttcttttccgcatcaactgttcgatggaacgctttggttgccgtcacaggtcaagcagtaaaacgagtcactgaaacgcgctggagcgctagacatgtagctgtcaagatgcttaaaaataagtttgaggtagttcttgaggtactggaacaattaacagattcatctcaaacttccgaaacaagatcgggagccagtcttctcctgacagccatacagtcatttaacttcctaacttttcttggcttttgggctgcagtgctacctgaagtagatgacgcacagatttacctgcagcaacgaggactaagtgtggataagtgtgctcagaaactctgcgctttgaaaaccctcttagtggaaagtagagaccgtttcgtgcaagaagcaattgactttgctaagactctctgcgaaaaactcggaatcgaactcgaaacgagaagaattcgcaggaaaaaaccgtacatggcgatgaatcttctgaagatgcagctttgtctcacgaacaggaaatccgtcgagagattatcgcatcattcgacaagatcattcaagaaatga